Proteins from one Halovivax limisalsi genomic window:
- a CDS encoding HAD family hydrolase, which produces MQAYDALIFDNDGVLTTPTDHDTLERAIATAFDSVGVADPPQDHLETLISPTVDSLHEIARTHAVEPDELWNARERAAIEAQLEAIRAGEKHLYDDVAAVESLSIPRAIVSNNQHETIGNIVEHFELHDFEPWIGREPTLEGIRRKKPRPYYLDRAVERLGAANPLYVGDSRVDVAAANAVGIDAAFVRREHRRGYELEDVPAHEIDSLTELDRLVAD; this is translated from the coding sequence ATGCAGGCGTACGACGCTCTCATCTTCGACAACGACGGCGTGTTGACGACCCCGACGGATCACGACACGCTCGAACGCGCGATCGCGACGGCGTTCGACAGCGTCGGCGTCGCGGACCCGCCGCAGGATCATTTGGAGACGCTCATCAGTCCGACGGTCGATTCCCTCCACGAGATCGCCCGAACCCACGCGGTCGAGCCGGACGAGCTCTGGAACGCCCGAGAGCGGGCGGCCATCGAGGCCCAGCTGGAGGCGATCCGCGCGGGCGAGAAGCACCTCTACGACGACGTCGCGGCGGTCGAATCGCTCTCGATCCCTCGGGCGATCGTCAGCAACAACCAGCACGAGACGATCGGCAACATCGTCGAGCACTTCGAGCTCCACGACTTCGAGCCCTGGATCGGTCGCGAGCCGACGCTCGAGGGGATCCGGCGAAAGAAGCCCCGACCCTACTACCTCGATCGGGCGGTCGAACGCCTCGGCGCGGCAAATCCGCTCTACGTCGGCGACAGCAGAGTAGACGTCGCCGCCGCGAACGCGGTCGGGATCGACGCCGCGTTCGTCCGCCGGGAGCACCGACGCGGGTACGAGCTCGAGGACGTCCCGGCCCACGAGATCGACTCGCTGACCGAACTCGACCGGCTGGTCGCCGACTGA
- a CDS encoding helix-turn-helix domain-containing protein: protein MIAECLVVEFRVTGDECPLAEASAAVDAPIDAAPPLARADGTALLRFSTTDGAVADVLDADDRIRYLHRAGDETVTFRCLATERCVVHRLIDRGFLVESIRYRDGTERLVGAVVGQAVLQDVLETAGETVGVQLVRLTPLGETDDTPVVSRWNLTAGQAEALETAYEMGYFEVPRRNDAASVADALGVSKSAFLERLRRAEATLLERALE, encoded by the coding sequence ATGATCGCCGAGTGCCTCGTCGTCGAGTTCAGGGTGACGGGGGACGAGTGCCCGCTCGCCGAGGCCTCGGCGGCCGTCGACGCGCCGATCGACGCCGCGCCGCCGCTCGCGCGCGCCGACGGCACGGCGCTGCTTCGCTTCTCGACGACCGACGGCGCCGTCGCCGACGTCCTCGACGCGGACGACCGGATCCGCTACCTCCACCGCGCGGGCGACGAGACGGTCACGTTCCGGTGTCTCGCGACGGAGCGCTGCGTCGTCCACCGGCTGATCGACCGCGGCTTCCTCGTCGAATCGATCCGCTACCGCGACGGAACCGAGCGCCTCGTCGGTGCGGTCGTCGGCCAGGCGGTGCTCCAGGACGTCCTGGAGACGGCCGGCGAGACGGTCGGCGTCCAGCTCGTCCGGCTCACGCCGCTGGGCGAGACCGACGACACGCCCGTCGTCTCGCGGTGGAACCTGACCGCGGGCCAGGCCGAGGCGCTCGAAACCGCCTACGAGATGGGGTACTTCGAGGTCCCGCGTCGGAACGACGCGGCGAGCGTCGCCGACGCGCTTGGGGTGTCGAAATCGGCGTTCCTGGAGCGCCTCCGGCGCGCTGAGGCCACGCTGCTCGAACGGGCCCTCGAGTGA
- a CDS encoding MaoC/PaaZ C-terminal domain-containing protein: MPYSYEPHYFEDLEVGQTFESAARTITESDFVFHSMFTGDWTELHTNAEYSEDGPFGARIAHGPMTFIVATGLFQRTGIVERTVVAFLGMNYMDIPNPMYIDDTISGEYEVTEKRDLDSRDDAGYVEIDATMTTQDDRSVFEGDMKFLFKLREADQ; encoded by the coding sequence ATGCCGTACAGCTACGAACCCCACTACTTCGAGGATCTCGAGGTCGGCCAGACGTTCGAGAGCGCCGCGCGCACCATCACCGAGTCGGACTTCGTCTTCCACTCGATGTTCACCGGCGACTGGACGGAACTGCACACGAACGCCGAGTACTCCGAGGACGGCCCCTTCGGCGCGCGCATCGCCCACGGGCCGATGACGTTCATCGTCGCGACGGGCCTGTTCCAGCGGACGGGGATCGTCGAGCGGACGGTCGTCGCCTTCCTCGGGATGAACTACATGGACATCCCGAACCCGATGTACATCGACGACACGATCAGCGGCGAGTACGAGGTGACCGAAAAACGCGACCTCGACAGCCGCGACGACGCCGGCTACGTCGAGATCGACGCCACGATGACGACCCAGGACGACCGCTCGGTCTTCGAGGGCGACATGAAGTTCCTGTTCAAACTGCGCGAGGCCGACCAGTAA
- a CDS encoding glutathione S-transferase family protein: protein MNMLVDGEWRTDAFETTDESGSFERQTTSFRDRIRDDPDAQFQPEPGRYHLYVSYACPWAHRTLITRTLRGLEDAISVSVVDPFRDDGGWQFTPEKDGCTVDHVHDADYLRELYVRADPAMTGRVTVPVLWDTETETIVNNESREIMRMLDTAFDEYATADRTLLPDASEERVDEILDEIYEPINNGVYRAGFATEQEPYDEAIDDLFGALERWDSVLADRRYLAGDRLTEADVAMFTTLIRFDRVYHTHFMCNVKRIVDYDHLWPYLRDVYQTPGVAETVRMDHIAEHYYTTHPNVNPHRIVARGPDLDLEAPHDRDRLATDEPLAPSA from the coding sequence ATGAACATGCTCGTCGACGGCGAGTGGCGAACAGACGCGTTCGAAACGACGGACGAATCGGGCTCGTTCGAGCGGCAGACGACGTCCTTTCGCGACCGGATTCGCGACGATCCGGACGCGCAGTTCCAGCCAGAGCCGGGGCGATATCACCTCTACGTGTCCTACGCCTGTCCGTGGGCCCACCGGACGCTGATCACGCGCACGCTGCGCGGGCTCGAAGACGCGATCTCGGTGTCGGTCGTCGACCCCTTTAGGGACGACGGCGGCTGGCAGTTCACCCCGGAGAAGGACGGCTGTACCGTCGATCACGTCCACGACGCCGACTACCTGCGCGAACTCTACGTCCGCGCCGACCCAGCGATGACCGGGCGCGTGACGGTCCCCGTCCTCTGGGATACGGAGACGGAGACGATCGTGAACAACGAATCGCGCGAGATCATGCGAATGCTCGACACGGCGTTCGACGAGTACGCGACGGCCGACCGCACGCTCCTCCCGGACGCCAGCGAGGAGCGGGTCGACGAAATCCTCGACGAGATCTACGAGCCCATCAACAACGGCGTCTACCGCGCCGGCTTCGCCACCGAGCAGGAGCCCTACGACGAGGCCATCGACGACCTCTTCGGGGCGCTGGAACGCTGGGACTCGGTCCTGGCCGACCGGCGCTACCTCGCCGGCGATCGCCTCACGGAGGCCGACGTCGCGATGTTCACGACGCTGATCCGCTTCGATCGGGTCTATCACACCCACTTCATGTGTAACGTCAAGCGGATCGTCGACTACGATCACCTCTGGCCGTACCTCCGCGACGTCTACCAGACGCCGGGCGTCGCCGAGACGGTGCGCATGGACCACATCGCGGAGCACTACTACACGACGCACCCGAACGTGAACCCGCACCGCATCGTCGCTCGCGGGCCGGACCTCGACCTCGAGGCCCCGCACGACCGGGACCGGCTGGCCACCGACGAACCGCTCGCACCCTCGGCGTAA
- a CDS encoding DNA methyltransferase yields the protein MDEGERDQARRDTGETDRSATETGRREHALPVTDGGDVDTDELSDHQTYLEGRGIYDERNRVNDLTGREWKFATKSVITERYPPDLQHDLRSEHGGQKPPRLCADLIERFSKAGDRVLDPFAGVGGTLLGASLCEHEGTGRREAIGFERTARWIEIFRTVLERENAERRERGDEPLAEQDLRHGHCATLIDDVAADAVDLLLTDVPFWHMDELEQTRNRNETRESKLDSFDETEDGPAAWADKDDWLADMGTWFDRFTDALVTDGYAVVFIGDMYREQSYEFLSADLARRLERETSLTLKANLIWYDPLKDLHVYGYPYAFVPSMVHQNVLVFQNDGD from the coding sequence ATGGACGAGGGGGAGCGCGACCAGGCGCGTCGCGATACCGGAGAGACCGATCGATCGGCGACCGAAACGGGCCGGCGCGAACACGCACTCCCCGTCACCGACGGCGGAGACGTCGATACCGACGAATTGAGCGATCACCAGACCTACCTCGAGGGGCGGGGGATCTACGACGAACGGAACCGGGTCAACGATCTCACCGGCCGCGAGTGGAAGTTCGCCACCAAGTCGGTCATCACCGAGCGGTACCCGCCCGATCTCCAGCACGACCTGCGGAGCGAACACGGCGGGCAGAAGCCCCCGCGGCTCTGCGCCGACCTGATCGAGCGATTCAGCAAGGCCGGCGATCGCGTACTCGACCCGTTCGCCGGGGTCGGCGGCACCCTCCTCGGCGCGAGCCTCTGCGAACACGAGGGGACCGGCCGGCGCGAGGCGATCGGGTTCGAACGAACAGCCCGGTGGATCGAGATCTTCCGGACCGTGCTGGAGCGAGAGAACGCGGAGCGACGTGAGCGTGGAGACGAACCGCTCGCCGAACAGGACCTCCGTCACGGCCACTGTGCGACGCTGATCGACGACGTCGCGGCCGACGCGGTCGACCTCCTGCTCACCGACGTGCCGTTCTGGCACATGGACGAACTCGAACAGACCAGAAACCGAAACGAAACGCGCGAGAGCAAGCTGGATTCGTTCGACGAAACGGAGGACGGCCCGGCCGCGTGGGCGGACAAGGACGACTGGCTGGCCGACATGGGCACCTGGTTCGATCGATTCACCGACGCGCTCGTCACCGACGGTTACGCCGTCGTCTTCATCGGCGACATGTACCGCGAGCAGTCCTACGAGTTCCTCTCGGCGGACCTGGCTCGCCGTCTCGAACGGGAGACGTCGCTGACGCTCAAGGCGAACCTGATCTGGTACGACCCCCTGAAGGATCTGCACGTCTACGGCTACCCCTACGCGTTCGTCCCCTCGATGGTCCACCAGAACGTCCTCGTGTTCCAGAACGACGGTGACTGA
- a CDS encoding potassium channel family protein has product MRVIVVGYGRVGRRTARILSEEGHECVLVERDPDRAERARSAGFEVVEGNGEEESVLREAGVESADAVGAFTPDLNANFAACMVGDHHGCRTVLRIDEDYREEIYEKYAENVDEIVYPERLGAAGAKTAMLGGDFNAIADLAANLQLRVLEVADGAPAVGRRLSELDLPENVKIYAHGRDPDALTIPLPGTELRAGDELAMILDVESADAVRSQFSAAT; this is encoded by the coding sequence ATGCGGGTCATCGTCGTCGGATACGGCCGGGTCGGTCGTCGCACCGCCCGGATCCTCTCGGAAGAGGGTCACGAGTGCGTACTCGTCGAGCGCGATCCCGATCGAGCGGAGCGGGCGCGCTCGGCCGGATTCGAGGTGGTCGAGGGCAACGGCGAGGAGGAGTCGGTCCTCCGCGAGGCCGGCGTCGAGTCGGCCGACGCGGTCGGCGCGTTCACGCCCGACCTCAACGCCAACTTCGCCGCCTGCATGGTCGGCGACCACCACGGTTGCCGGACCGTCCTCCGGATCGACGAGGATTACCGGGAAGAGATCTACGAGAAGTACGCCGAGAACGTCGACGAGATCGTCTACCCGGAACGCCTCGGCGCCGCGGGGGCGAAGACGGCGATGCTCGGCGGCGACTTCAACGCGATCGCGGATCTCGCGGCGAACCTCCAGTTACGCGTCCTCGAAGTCGCCGACGGCGCGCCGGCCGTCGGCCGTCGGCTGAGCGAACTCGACCTCCCCGAGAACGTCAAGATATACGCTCACGGACGCGATCCGGACGCGCTGACGATCCCGCTGCCGGGAACGGAACTCCGGGCGGGTGACGAACTCGCGATGATCCTCGACGTCGAGTCCGCCGACGCGGTCCGGAGTCAGTTCTCGGCCGCGACCTGA
- a CDS encoding DUF7289 family protein: MDPHTDRDSASNGTSVRGQSAVLGVVMLLGLVMITAIGLLLVGGSVVSETQSNAEKERIEQSFVELSNVMASSTVDAEMGREVDFDAGNSGAITKTEAGHVSISWGGREHINRTIGAIEYEHADGSIVAYQAGGVWAERGNETRMLSSPRIDYDFESETLTLPLTTVSEENELTNGPVSIRHAKTDPVPKANVVENETVELTVTSPYYRGWERFFRSQGGDGAVREVDHANQSVRVSFGQMELGDAIDRGATYTTEPGGNHPGEISENGQIGHLPPMDPLIEELLADARSGSLDVDRTYGDIDSDVTFTNGTYLADEIEGGSHTVDLGTGDVTILVDGDVASNGVTEFITVTNHSDDHQLKLYMTGDLDIQNGGNICVDPCADDVDASLIQVYGTSTSTVNINQGSPRYEGVIYVASDRDRWDYDNRKGRCKSEEYQVAFQADSDFTGSLIAATVCGQSSSYSFSHHDSLNDADIDPYPAGYSIPPRITYLNVALYELDVTNK, translated from the coding sequence ATGGACCCCCACACCGATCGCGATAGCGCGTCGAACGGAACCTCGGTTCGGGGCCAGTCAGCAGTCCTCGGCGTCGTCATGCTGCTCGGTCTGGTGATGATCACGGCGATCGGGCTGTTGTTGGTCGGGGGGAGCGTCGTTTCGGAAACCCAATCCAACGCGGAGAAAGAGCGGATCGAACAGTCCTTCGTCGAACTGAGCAACGTGATGGCGTCGTCGACGGTCGACGCCGAGATGGGCCGGGAAGTCGACTTCGACGCGGGGAACTCGGGGGCGATCACGAAGACCGAGGCCGGGCACGTCTCCATCTCCTGGGGCGGTCGGGAACACATCAATCGGACGATCGGTGCGATCGAGTACGAGCACGCTGACGGATCGATCGTCGCCTACCAGGCGGGTGGCGTCTGGGCCGAGCGCGGCAACGAAACGCGCATGCTGTCGAGTCCCCGGATCGACTACGATTTCGAGTCTGAGACGCTCACCCTCCCGCTCACGACTGTGAGCGAGGAGAACGAACTCACCAACGGACCGGTCTCGATCCGACACGCGAAAACGGACCCGGTCCCGAAGGCGAACGTCGTCGAGAACGAAACCGTCGAGTTGACGGTGACGAGCCCGTACTACCGGGGCTGGGAGCGGTTCTTCAGATCCCAGGGCGGCGACGGCGCCGTCCGCGAGGTCGACCACGCGAACCAGTCCGTCAGGGTCTCCTTCGGCCAGATGGAACTGGGTGACGCGATCGATCGAGGGGCGACGTACACCACGGAACCGGGCGGAAATCACCCGGGAGAAATCAGCGAGAACGGTCAGATCGGGCACCTTCCGCCGATGGATCCCCTCATCGAAGAGTTGCTCGCCGACGCCCGGTCGGGGTCGCTCGACGTCGATCGGACCTACGGCGATATCGACTCCGACGTCACGTTCACGAACGGCACCTACCTGGCCGACGAAATCGAGGGTGGATCGCACACGGTCGACCTCGGCACCGGTGACGTGACGATCCTCGTCGACGGCGACGTGGCCTCGAACGGCGTGACGGAGTTCATCACGGTCACCAACCACAGCGACGACCACCAGCTGAAACTCTACATGACGGGCGACCTCGACATCCAGAACGGGGGGAACATCTGCGTCGATCCGTGCGCAGACGACGTCGACGCCTCGCTGATTCAGGTCTACGGGACGTCCACATCGACGGTGAACATCAATCAGGGGAGCCCTCGGTACGAGGGGGTCATCTACGTCGCGAGCGATCGGGATCGGTGGGACTACGACAATCGTAAGGGTCGTTGTAAGTCCGAGGAGTATCAGGTCGCGTTCCAGGCCGACAGCGACTTCACCGGTTCGTTGATCGCCGCAACGGTCTGCGGCCAGAGCAGTTCGTACAGTTTCTCCCATCACGACTCGCTGAACGACGCGGATATCGATCCCTATCCGGCTGGCTACAGTATTCCACCCCGGATCACCTACCTGAACGTCGCCCTCTACGAACTCGACGTCACCAACAAGTAG
- a CDS encoding DUF7289 family protein: MSEGGKPSVGGSGSIGERHRSVSPIIGIILLFGMVFVGATVLAVSGMALMDSLDSQSQGEQLETCLQETDQRISTVLTYSNVEELPCEGGEYVDDGEIYLIWHDGNATSGQTLPSRYANTSVNATLGALEFETDDRTYAYQAGGIWERTDDYARALTAPPFEYDDELRANVIAIDEDTNADELRKLNRNPDGALAAEIEAASQRAYEQGYRNLTIAVESDYHEGWERHFEETMTNSSVTVSRNVSDLPLDSNSTVRVDVAGVFDPDPARFIVEADRGLDGPAVKDPHIVKPAGNGSNAGTPNHTATFEAEVKNVGEQTGDTDVTLSIDNGTVTETKSVTDLDADSSKSVEFEFTYSNLRDNLTTGQSYDYTYQIDGKNALKATGSFFLAEESGPYLEVTDLQTNTNPGATHLTISAKVTNTGGENATNGKLKLDIEADEYEDAYSPQKEDVTRDVGESALVSWEVNKTKLLTVDHDFTLTALGSSESVSGSFTIGDGVGVAPGESDLEIPKNTEVNVSVVGTELGTNPYGWEDRVDWAPTFATLYTAPIQQGDSLQIGGQETEGETNPEPVPSVEWHDENLNQWDDPLPIYSHNFTTSESVRLMVEGQSYEECGSYEQVGSDGTHAHYSCPTGEEEEKWITASADPNNPETNVRVLNERNNILPEFDPGVEVQHTPKELLDREGVDVNVTERENGSAEIHLDENEFLFVFELSHEPGDGHPDENCDFPEDMDPEDYWDRALNCDGDPDFNDMLVHVDITRNDPESPKFKGRFNDGNGNTATFGPGDGGDDDGSDYQPPEVGVGSDELIIW, from the coding sequence ATGAGCGAGGGCGGGAAACCATCCGTCGGGGGAAGTGGATCGATCGGGGAGCGACACCGTAGCGTTTCCCCAATTATCGGCATTATCCTGTTGTTCGGGATGGTCTTCGTCGGGGCGACCGTACTCGCCGTCTCGGGCATGGCGCTGATGGACTCGCTCGATTCCCAATCGCAGGGCGAGCAACTCGAGACCTGTCTGCAGGAGACCGATCAGCGGATCTCGACCGTCCTGACCTACAGTAACGTCGAGGAACTCCCGTGTGAGGGCGGCGAGTACGTCGACGACGGGGAGATCTACCTGATCTGGCACGACGGAAACGCGACGTCGGGGCAGACCCTCCCATCGCGGTACGCGAACACCTCGGTCAATGCGACCCTCGGCGCGCTCGAATTCGAGACAGACGATCGAACGTACGCCTACCAGGCCGGTGGCATCTGGGAACGTACCGACGACTACGCCCGGGCGCTCACCGCACCGCCGTTCGAGTACGACGACGAGTTGCGCGCGAACGTCATCGCGATCGACGAGGACACGAACGCCGACGAGTTGCGCAAACTGAACCGGAATCCGGACGGGGCGCTCGCGGCCGAGATCGAGGCCGCGAGCCAGCGGGCCTACGAGCAGGGCTACAGGAACCTCACGATCGCCGTCGAGAGCGACTATCACGAGGGCTGGGAACGCCACTTCGAGGAGACGATGACGAACAGTTCGGTGACGGTCTCGCGGAACGTCTCCGACCTGCCCCTCGACTCCAATTCGACCGTCAGAGTCGATGTCGCCGGCGTCTTCGATCCAGATCCGGCCCGGTTCATCGTCGAGGCCGATCGCGGACTCGACGGGCCGGCGGTGAAGGACCCCCACATCGTGAAACCGGCCGGCAACGGTTCCAACGCCGGTACCCCGAATCACACGGCCACCTTCGAAGCCGAGGTGAAAAACGTCGGCGAACAGACCGGCGACACGGACGTGACGTTATCCATCGACAACGGGACTGTCACGGAGACGAAATCCGTGACCGATCTAGACGCGGATTCGAGTAAGTCGGTGGAGTTTGAATTCACGTACAGTAACCTCAGGGATAATCTGACGACCGGTCAGTCCTACGACTACACCTACCAGATCGACGGCAAGAACGCGCTCAAAGCGACGGGCTCGTTCTTCCTCGCGGAGGAGAGTGGTCCGTATCTGGAGGTTACAGATTTACAAACAAATACTAACCCGGGTGCCACGCACCTTACCATCTCGGCCAAGGTGACGAACACGGGCGGAGAGAACGCCACTAACGGTAAACTGAAGCTAGACATCGAGGCCGACGAGTACGAAGACGCTTACAGCCCACAGAAGGAAGACGTCACTCGGGATGTCGGTGAATCCGCCCTGGTATCCTGGGAGGTGAATAAAACCAAATTGCTCACCGTCGACCACGACTTCACGCTCACTGCCCTGGGATCGTCCGAATCCGTATCCGGATCGTTCACTATCGGTGACGGTGTCGGCGTCGCCCCTGGTGAGAGCGATCTCGAAATTCCCAAGAACACGGAAGTCAACGTCTCGGTCGTTGGGACGGAACTCGGAACGAATCCGTATGGATGGGAGGATAGAGTCGACTGGGCACCGACCTTCGCTACGTTGTATACTGCACCGATCCAGCAAGGCGATTCACTACAAATCGGTGGCCAAGAGACAGAGGGCGAGACGAACCCCGAACCGGTTCCAAGCGTCGAATGGCACGATGAGAACCTCAACCAGTGGGACGACCCTCTCCCCATTTACTCGCACAACTTCACCACGAGTGAATCTGTTAGACTGATGGTTGAGGGCCAATCGTACGAAGAATGTGGCTCGTACGAGCAAGTGGGCTCCGACGGAACGCATGCCCATTATTCCTGTCCAACTGGAGAGGAGGAGGAAAAATGGATTACAGCATCAGCGGATCCCAACAACCCGGAGACCAATGTACGCGTCCTCAACGAGCGTAATAACATTCTTCCTGAGTTCGATCCGGGTGTCGAAGTACAACACACCCCAAAGGAATTATTGGATCGAGAAGGAGTGGATGTGAATGTCACGGAACGTGAAAACGGGTCCGCGGAAATCCATCTCGACGAAAACGAATTCCTGTTCGTTTTCGAACTATCTCACGAACCGGGCGACGGGCATCCCGACGAAAATTGTGACTTCCCTGAAGATATGGATCCCGAGGACTACTGGGATAGAGCGCTGAACTGCGATGGCGACCCGGACTTCAACGACATGCTCGTCCACGTCGACATCACCCGGAACGATCCAGAGAGTCCCAAATTCAAAGGTCGTTTCAACGACGGCAACGGGAACACCGCCACGTTCGGCCCCGGCGACGGCGGTGACGACGACGGGTCGGACTACCAGCCGCCCGAGGTCGGCGTCGGCTCCGACGAACTGATCATCTGGTAA
- a CDS encoding DUF7289 family protein has protein sequence MGDRGFERGTSTDRSDEHRRSVSPVVGVIFLFGMVAAGAVVLGVSGMALMDTLETDSEGEQLRSCLQETNQRASTALSYSTAEEVPCEGGTYVPDGQLYLVWHNDTGGSTDLPADYADTTVHVDPLGAIEFGNDARTYAYQGGGTWTVADGYARPMASPPFEYADELRADVIAIDDGPGSSGPQRLDRNRDGTIGAKIQRAQREAYERGYSNLTIVVESSYHRGWKQHFQRAMTNGSADVSTDLDEFPRVDDNRAVRVDVSDLYEREPASFVVAADHGLSGSLVSNHVITPPGGAPGRNTVEFTAEIENVGGTIGGTSVEFDVLGAGIDRETTVDDLAPGDSKNVTFDVPYGEINGLSTGESYDYTITVEDGTGLKSEGSFFVAESAGPRLEVTNASATKRSAVASPGPDEQIVIEADVTNTGGSNATDGEIALSLELPEYDFDDPYNLTEMDPFTVDRTVGASAPVRWTINSTSLLGAEHDFTVSAVDNTDPDGEDGGTFANENGPDVGDTELILPGGSNVNVSVLGTEIGTEADANNNVRWGAAFGSIYTQPVESGDFVGDSIDPTGPAERVEGVPWHDQNLNRWDDHRTIFSHSFTTEERVSLLFQARSYYTCSYGGPNSYGGHKYSDSTTIGSTLYHHYDCPTGLEYDPLVEIEADAGAEKTNVRVLSQEDNVLPQLDPGIEIQQSAKDLLERPEVDINVTELPDGSAELDLDDNEYIFVFELTHYPGMTGTGCYVDPSVSPDEYWQKAFDCPNDPDFNDMLVHVDVESMDPEPYDFRGTFDGGNGLDAPFGPGDPADSDETIDPGPSVEVGSGELIIG, from the coding sequence ATGGGGGATCGGGGGTTCGAACGGGGGACGAGTACCGACAGGAGTGACGAGCACCGGCGGAGCGTGTCGCCGGTCGTAGGCGTCATCTTCCTGTTCGGGATGGTAGCGGCCGGAGCGGTCGTGCTGGGCGTCTCCGGCATGGCGCTGATGGACACGCTGGAGACGGACTCGGAGGGAGAACAGCTTCGGAGTTGTCTGCAGGAGACGAATCAGCGCGCTTCGACGGCGCTGTCCTACAGCACGGCCGAGGAAGTGCCCTGCGAGGGCGGGACGTACGTCCCGGACGGTCAGCTCTATCTCGTCTGGCACAACGACACCGGCGGATCGACGGATCTTCCGGCGGATTACGCTGACACGACCGTCCACGTCGATCCGCTCGGCGCGATCGAGTTCGGCAACGACGCGCGCACGTACGCGTATCAAGGCGGCGGTACCTGGACGGTCGCCGACGGCTACGCTCGACCGATGGCCTCGCCGCCGTTCGAGTACGCCGACGAGTTGCGCGCCGACGTCATCGCGATCGACGACGGACCGGGCTCGTCGGGGCCACAGCGTCTGGATCGGAACAGGGACGGCACCATCGGGGCGAAGATCCAGCGAGCCCAGCGCGAGGCGTACGAACGCGGGTATTCGAACCTGACGATCGTCGTCGAGAGTTCCTATCACCGGGGCTGGAAACAACACTTCCAGCGGGCGATGACGAACGGGTCGGCGGACGTCTCGACGGACCTCGACGAATTCCCGAGGGTGGACGACAACCGCGCCGTCAGAGTCGACGTTTCGGATCTGTACGAACGCGAGCCGGCGTCGTTCGTCGTCGCGGCCGACCACGGCCTCTCGGGGAGCCTCGTCTCGAATCACGTCATCACCCCGCCCGGGGGCGCGCCCGGTCGAAACACCGTCGAGTTCACGGCCGAGATCGAAAACGTCGGCGGCACGATCGGCGGGACGTCCGTCGAGTTCGACGTACTGGGTGCCGGCATCGATCGGGAGACGACCGTCGACGACCTCGCACCCGGCGACTCGAAGAACGTCACCTTCGACGTCCCGTACGGGGAGATAAACGGGCTTTCGACCGGCGAATCCTACGACTATACGATCACGGTCGAGGATGGGACTGGTCTGAAATCCGAGGGGTCGTTCTTCGTCGCGGAGTCCGCCGGCCCGCGCCTCGAAGTGACGAACGCGTCCGCGACGAAACGGTCCGCCGTGGCATCGCCAGGGCCGGACGAACAAATCGTGATCGAGGCGGATGTGACGAACACCGGGGGATCGAACGCGACCGACGGCGAGATCGCGCTCTCGCTCGAGCTCCCGGAGTACGACTTCGACGATCCGTACAACCTGACCGAGATGGACCCCTTCACCGTCGATCGGACGGTCGGTGCATCCGCACCAGTCAGGTGGACCATCAATAGCACGTCGCTGCTCGGCGCCGAACACGACTTTACGGTCTCGGCGGTCGACAATACGGATCCCGACGGTGAAGACGGTGGGACATTCGCCAACGAGAACGGCCCCGACGTCGGCGATACGGAACTGATACTGCCCGGCGGGTCGAACGTCAACGTCTCCGTGCTGGGGACCGAGATCGGGACCGAGGCCGACGCGAACAACAACGTGCGCTGGGGGGCCGCGTTTGGCAGCATCTACACCCAGCCCGTCGAGTCGGGCGACTTCGTCGGGGACTCGATCGACCCGACCGGCCCGGCGGAGCGGGTCGAGGGCGTCCCGTGGCACGATCAAAACCTCAACCGGTGGGACGATCACCGAACGATCTTTTCGCACTCCTTCACGACGGAAGAGCGCGTCAGTTTGTTGTTCCAGGCCCGATCGTACTACACGTGTTCGTACGGCGGCCCGAACAGCTACGGCGGGCACAAGTACAGCGACTCGACGACGATCGGTTCGACGCTGTATCACCACTACGACTGTCCAACAGGGTTAGAGTACGACCCGTTGGTCGAAATCGAGGCTGACGCCGGTGCCGAGAAGACGAACGTCCGCGTCCTGAGTCAAGAGGACAACGTCCTGCCGCAACTCGATCCCGGTATCGAGATACAGCAGAGTGCGAAAGACCTCCTCGAACGCCCGGAAGTGGATATCAATGTCACCGAACTGCCCGACGGCTCGGCGGAACTCGACCTCGACGACAACGAGTACATCTTCGTCTTCGAACTGACTCACTACCCGGGCATGACGGGCACCGGTTGCTATGTCGATCCGTCCGTCTCACCGGACGAGTACTGGCAAAAGGCGTTCGACTGCCCGAACGACCCCGACTTCAACGACATGCTCGTCCACGTCGACGTCGAGTCGATGGACCCGGAACCGTACGATTTCCGGGGGACGTTCGACGGTGGAAACGGACTCGACGCGCCCTTCGGACCCGGCGATCCGGCCGACTCTGACGAGACGATCGATCCCGGCCCCTCCGTCGAGGTCGGGTCCGGCGAACTGATCATCGGCTAA